One Myxococcus xanthus DNA segment encodes these proteins:
- a CDS encoding flavin reductase family protein — protein MTQSTPEGVDARGFRDAMSRWASGVAVVAIQDTEGLRATTVSSFSSLSLDPPLVVVALSEASRTLKRVEASGVFTLSILSAAQRSISVQCAKGELDAQLFDADAFVRDSLVGLSCQVHGLHRHGDHTLIVGRVTRLHEGRPQEPLLYWARGYRTVTSLPPSDSDGA, from the coding sequence ATGACGCAGAGCACGCCAGAAGGTGTGGACGCGCGCGGCTTCCGGGATGCCATGTCCCGGTGGGCCAGCGGCGTGGCCGTGGTGGCGATACAGGACACCGAAGGACTGCGGGCGACGACGGTGAGCTCCTTCAGTTCCCTGTCGCTGGACCCGCCGCTGGTGGTGGTGGCGTTGTCGGAGGCGTCCCGCACCTTGAAGCGGGTGGAAGCCTCCGGCGTCTTCACGCTCAGCATCCTGTCCGCCGCACAACGTTCCATCTCCGTGCAGTGCGCGAAGGGTGAGCTGGATGCGCAGCTCTTCGACGCGGACGCCTTCGTGCGGGACAGCCTGGTGGGGTTGTCATGCCAGGTCCATGGCCTGCACCGTCACGGTGACCACACGCTGATTGTCGGCCGCGTCACACGTCTTCATGAGGGACGTCCGCAGGAGCCCCTTCTTTATTGGGCGCGGGGCTATCGAACCGTGACCTCTCTGCCGCCGTCTGATAGCGATGGCGCCTGA
- a CDS encoding AAA family ATPase encodes MDLKLPFVVAPHSGRLVEAWVPAFFPALHKVGPSLSMLRDELALAVMERFERESPSQVAQYQLPPHFALKRVTVDAEGRDREKNRRVVLQGTMSVLLEKWPRDTFWVVTPTRLPAARFALNQPADLPQALARRLMAWCLEHNLDSLDTHWAQGREQLELLEVDAYAPSVLPRTPPRPAQPARRRRTKNPEKEDTAPETPEQREQRRNRRRLTLVELRAVARNLSHGARDGTLERCFGREALVRELVEALEGREGSALVLVGPPGAGKTALIHEAVSRLTARQDAAGVRRDVWRVDGNQFIAGMMYVGQWEARARGVVKELMEVGDLLYVDDLASLVYAGRTRNERTNVAQFLEPHMARGELTVLAESTPERFERVREEAPTLASLFRVIHVPALDARATLPALLGTVRDLEAEGTDSAVQLSPLALETLLSLQERFVSHEAFPGKAVRLLRRVMARQGVSTSGTRRFSSGDVIDAMREQTGLPDFILGSAQPKKREALTWEMQRQVAGQPEAVEAVVDAILTLQSALQPSDKPLATYLFVGPTGVGKTETAKALARTLFGGEQRLIRFDMSEFVTSSSITRLLGRPGAPDGELTTALRTQPFCVVLFDEVEKAHPRVFDALLQFLGEGRLTDGAGRTVDARQSVVVLTSNLGVREAATHTGFHRAADSADAHYLSAVRAWFRPEFFNRLDRVVPFRPLTPAALRVVVDLALEALLSRHGIRQGNVLVEVEPRLLDLLVEEAYDPRYGARPLKRALEKRLTLPLAHHLVRRSADDLARVELLRDGNDMRVSVEVLVNAPAWAPERPASAWSLTEVSRLLEETRSRLEALMTEGVPEAGELAERLHRLALEATDIRDYELVPRDFLDAESPASTVKQMLTSHSSHVGHLGLRQRPVYEERPLHVSNEEQLRRAQPRVLALRDETAWVEHQLTHLARGTDVVTVLVEGLGDATPSAVWTVAHSLPSALGESAMYLEAVHADGRTEWLRSGDERSEDLVLRRVAVRMSAIGLREVLAPLRGYALVDLVYGDGPRQVLVRLEHLSEDVGSLEDVPRVMAAWDEAVVRERDARRSGAASVGAASHVILRGREGVTTGRPHDSTELTHVASGRRPREALAWAARVLREPSQGHD; translated from the coding sequence ATGGACCTGAAGCTTCCCTTCGTGGTGGCCCCGCACAGCGGCCGGCTCGTCGAGGCCTGGGTGCCCGCCTTCTTCCCGGCGCTGCACAAGGTGGGGCCCAGCCTCTCCATGCTGCGAGACGAACTCGCGCTCGCCGTCATGGAGCGCTTCGAGCGCGAATCGCCCTCCCAGGTGGCGCAGTACCAACTTCCACCCCACTTCGCCCTCAAGCGCGTCACCGTCGATGCGGAAGGAAGGGACCGGGAGAAGAACCGGCGCGTCGTCCTCCAGGGCACCATGTCCGTGCTGCTGGAGAAGTGGCCCCGTGACACCTTCTGGGTCGTCACCCCCACCCGGCTCCCCGCCGCGCGCTTCGCGCTGAACCAGCCCGCGGACCTGCCCCAGGCGCTCGCGCGACGGCTGATGGCCTGGTGTCTGGAACACAACCTGGACTCCCTGGACACGCACTGGGCCCAGGGCCGGGAGCAACTGGAGCTCCTGGAGGTGGATGCCTATGCCCCCTCCGTCCTCCCGCGCACGCCGCCGCGACCGGCCCAGCCCGCGCGACGCCGCCGGACCAAGAATCCGGAGAAGGAAGACACCGCGCCCGAAACGCCAGAGCAGCGGGAGCAACGCCGCAACCGGCGGCGCCTCACCCTGGTGGAGCTCCGGGCCGTGGCGCGCAACCTGAGCCACGGTGCGCGAGACGGCACGCTGGAACGTTGCTTCGGCCGGGAGGCGCTGGTTCGCGAGCTCGTAGAGGCGCTCGAAGGCCGCGAAGGCTCCGCGCTGGTGCTGGTGGGTCCACCTGGCGCGGGCAAGACGGCCCTGATTCATGAAGCGGTGAGCCGGCTCACCGCCCGGCAGGACGCCGCGGGCGTGCGTCGCGACGTGTGGCGCGTGGACGGCAACCAGTTCATCGCCGGGATGATGTACGTGGGCCAGTGGGAGGCCCGCGCGCGGGGCGTGGTGAAGGAGCTGATGGAGGTCGGCGACCTGCTCTACGTGGACGACCTGGCCTCGCTCGTCTACGCGGGCCGCACGCGCAATGAGCGCACCAACGTCGCGCAGTTCCTGGAGCCCCACATGGCCCGGGGCGAGCTCACCGTGCTCGCCGAGTCCACGCCCGAGCGCTTCGAGCGCGTGCGGGAAGAAGCCCCCACCCTCGCCTCGCTCTTCCGGGTCATCCATGTCCCCGCGCTGGATGCGCGTGCCACGCTGCCCGCGCTCCTCGGCACCGTGCGCGACCTGGAGGCGGAAGGCACGGACAGCGCGGTCCAGCTCTCGCCGCTGGCGCTGGAGACCCTGCTCTCATTGCAGGAGCGCTTCGTGTCGCACGAGGCGTTCCCGGGCAAGGCCGTCCGTCTGCTCCGCCGCGTCATGGCCCGACAGGGCGTCAGCACCTCGGGCACCCGGCGCTTTTCGTCGGGGGACGTCATCGACGCGATGCGGGAGCAGACGGGCCTACCGGATTTCATCCTGGGAAGCGCCCAGCCGAAGAAGCGCGAAGCGCTGACGTGGGAGATGCAGCGGCAGGTAGCGGGCCAGCCCGAAGCCGTGGAAGCCGTGGTGGACGCCATCCTCACGTTGCAGTCCGCGCTCCAGCCGTCCGACAAGCCCCTGGCCACCTACCTCTTCGTGGGCCCCACGGGCGTGGGCAAGACGGAGACGGCGAAGGCGCTCGCGCGGACGCTCTTCGGCGGAGAGCAGCGGCTCATCCGTTTCGACATGTCGGAGTTCGTCACGTCCTCCAGCATCACCCGGCTGCTCGGGCGGCCCGGCGCGCCCGACGGTGAGCTGACCACCGCGCTGCGCACCCAGCCCTTCTGCGTGGTGCTGTTTGACGAGGTGGAGAAGGCCCATCCCCGCGTGTTCGACGCCCTCCTCCAGTTCCTTGGTGAGGGACGGCTGACGGACGGAGCGGGACGCACGGTGGATGCCCGGCAGTCCGTCGTCGTGCTCACGAGCAACCTCGGCGTGCGCGAGGCCGCCACCCACACCGGTTTCCACCGCGCCGCGGACAGCGCGGATGCGCACTACCTCTCCGCCGTGCGTGCCTGGTTCCGCCCGGAGTTCTTCAACCGCCTGGACCGGGTGGTGCCCTTCCGTCCGCTCACGCCCGCCGCGCTGCGCGTGGTGGTGGACCTCGCGCTCGAAGCCCTGCTGTCGCGCCATGGCATCCGGCAGGGCAACGTGCTGGTGGAGGTCGAGCCGCGCCTGCTGGACCTGCTGGTGGAGGAGGCCTACGACCCGCGCTACGGAGCCCGCCCCCTCAAGCGCGCACTGGAGAAGCGCCTCACGTTGCCCCTGGCCCACCACCTGGTGCGGCGGAGCGCGGACGACCTGGCGCGCGTGGAGCTGCTACGGGACGGCAACGACATGCGCGTGTCGGTGGAGGTGCTGGTCAACGCGCCCGCGTGGGCGCCCGAGCGGCCGGCCTCTGCGTGGAGCCTGACCGAGGTTTCCCGCCTGCTCGAGGAGACCCGCTCGCGGCTGGAGGCGTTGATGACGGAGGGGGTGCCCGAGGCGGGAGAACTGGCGGAGCGACTGCACCGGCTGGCACTCGAGGCCACGGACATTCGCGACTACGAGTTGGTCCCGCGCGACTTCCTGGACGCGGAGTCGCCTGCGTCCACCGTGAAGCAGATGCTGACGTCGCACTCGAGTCACGTGGGCCACCTGGGCCTGCGGCAGCGCCCTGTGTATGAGGAGCGCCCACTGCACGTCTCGAACGAAGAACAGCTCCGCCGCGCACAGCCCCGGGTGTTGGCCCTTCGCGACGAGACCGCCTGGGTCGAACATCAGCTCACGCACCTGGCGAGGGGGACGGACGTCGTGACGGTGTTGGTGGAGGGGCTCGGCGACGCGACGCCATCCGCGGTGTGGACCGTGGCCCACTCCCTCCCCAGCGCGCTCGGGGAGTCGGCGATGTACCTGGAAGCCGTCCATGCCGACGGGCGCACCGAGTGGCTCCGGTCCGGAGACGAGCGGTCCGAGGACCTGGTGCTTCGGCGTGTCGCCGTGCGGATGTCGGCCATCGGCCTGCGCGAGGTGCTGGCGCCCCTTCGAGGCTATGCGCTGGTGGACCTCGTCTATGGCGATGGGCCACGCCAGGTCCTGGTCCGGCTGGAGCACCTGTCCGAAGACGTCGGGAGTCTGGAAGACGTGCCGCGCGTGATGGCCGCATGGGATGAGGCAGTCGTCCGCGAACGCGATGCCCGGAGGAGCGGCGCCGCGTCAGTGGGCGCGGCCAGCCACGTCATCCTGCGTGGCCGCGAAGGTGTCACGACTGGGCGGCCCCACGACTCGACCGAACTCACGCACGTCGCGAGCGGACGCCGCCCCCGGGAGGCGCTCGCATGGGCCGCGAGGGTGCTCCGGGAACCCAGCCAGGGACACGACTGA
- a CDS encoding AAA family ATPase: MEKNVHLFVRTYPGLGVAAHVLTHPHLAAFAPTLHAARLDIAAVVGRLLKRGELWDEETHWSDLRQRKTTLTVRALEHGKMLSVPLRLTVLTHGVKARTARKGAPARQSLRVWVPRVDVKGTLHDAADLEPFVEEMVRHELYLASLDRLHSLAYVGEEQVETLSVPVRFRDTPRARALDAAKPQRRQAPPPGLAEASRCLNEEARAGLLERAWERDLEVSRLAEAVTSRTRASVLLVGPSSVGKTALVHELVQRAEAATTGSPLHGLEVFSSSGGRIMAGMRYLGQWQERVKHMVEALRVRQAVLHLDSLSELLSLGSGDTGLDVARQLLPALESGEVSLVLEATPEDVARAERTHAAFLQSLRHIAVAPLSAQAARNALQQASHRVGRARKVRFTPDALDRAGELTERFGSGPSPGGAVSLLRAASTEPGAAGEVNAASVTRAFCTRTGYPLELVDSAIRLDPDALLRRFRERVVGQDEATLLLRNLVVTLKTGLADPSRPLGAFLLLGPTGVGKTESALALAEYLFGDVARLARFDMAEYAAPGSATRLVGEAGGQQGSLARRVREQPFGVVLLDEIEKADAGVHDLLLQVLGEGRLTDATGRTVSFRNTVVLLTSNLGADSAGRSLGFGERGPLERAAHYLGAAAAFFRPELLNRLDRVVPYRALTEDVIQSLARRTLEAALSREGLSRRGVKVTFDEDVVKHLARTGFDARYGARPLKRAVEQQVVAPLARWLAAQATSAPPQVVLRVEAEGRIALSGLE; the protein is encoded by the coding sequence ATGGAAAAGAACGTCCACCTCTTCGTGCGCACCTATCCCGGGCTGGGCGTGGCGGCGCACGTCCTCACCCACCCGCACCTGGCGGCCTTCGCGCCGACGCTGCACGCCGCGAGGCTCGACATCGCTGCGGTGGTGGGGCGGCTCCTCAAGCGAGGAGAGCTCTGGGACGAGGAGACCCACTGGAGCGATTTGCGCCAGCGGAAGACGACGCTGACGGTGCGCGCGCTCGAACACGGGAAGATGCTGTCCGTCCCCCTGCGCCTCACCGTGCTCACGCACGGGGTGAAGGCCCGCACCGCACGCAAGGGAGCACCAGCGCGCCAGTCCCTACGCGTGTGGGTGCCCCGCGTGGACGTCAAGGGCACGCTGCACGATGCGGCGGACCTGGAGCCCTTCGTCGAGGAGATGGTCCGCCACGAGCTCTATCTCGCGTCGCTCGACCGGCTGCACTCTCTGGCCTACGTGGGCGAGGAGCAGGTAGAGACGCTGTCGGTGCCGGTCCGCTTCCGGGACACGCCGCGTGCCCGTGCGCTCGATGCCGCGAAGCCGCAGCGGCGCCAGGCGCCACCACCGGGGCTCGCGGAAGCCAGCCGGTGTCTCAATGAGGAAGCACGCGCGGGTTTGCTGGAGCGCGCCTGGGAACGGGACCTGGAGGTGTCCCGGCTCGCGGAGGCCGTCACCTCGCGCACCCGTGCCAGCGTGCTCCTGGTAGGCCCGTCGTCCGTGGGCAAGACGGCCCTGGTTCATGAACTCGTGCAACGCGCGGAGGCGGCCACCACGGGTTCGCCGCTTCACGGGTTGGAGGTCTTCAGCTCCTCCGGAGGCCGCATCATGGCGGGCATGCGCTACCTGGGGCAGTGGCAGGAGCGCGTGAAGCACATGGTGGAGGCCCTGCGTGTTCGCCAGGCCGTGCTGCACCTCGACAGCCTGTCGGAGCTGCTGTCCCTGGGTAGCGGCGACACGGGGCTGGATGTGGCGCGTCAGTTGCTCCCCGCATTGGAAAGTGGCGAGGTCTCACTCGTCCTGGAGGCAACACCGGAGGACGTGGCCCGCGCGGAGCGGACCCACGCAGCGTTCCTGCAATCGCTCCGGCACATCGCCGTGGCGCCCCTTTCGGCCCAGGCCGCACGCAACGCGCTTCAGCAGGCCTCGCATCGGGTGGGCCGCGCTCGCAAGGTGCGCTTCACGCCCGACGCGCTGGACCGCGCTGGCGAACTCACGGAGCGCTTCGGCTCGGGCCCTTCGCCCGGAGGCGCGGTGTCCCTGCTGCGCGCCGCCAGCACGGAGCCCGGCGCGGCCGGAGAAGTGAACGCCGCTTCGGTGACGCGCGCCTTCTGCACTCGGACGGGGTACCCGCTCGAACTGGTGGACTCCGCCATCCGGTTGGACCCGGATGCCCTGCTCCGCCGCTTCCGCGAGCGCGTGGTGGGCCAGGACGAGGCCACCCTCCTCCTGCGCAATCTGGTCGTCACGCTGAAAACAGGCCTGGCGGACCCCTCGCGTCCGCTGGGCGCCTTCCTGCTGCTGGGTCCCACCGGCGTGGGCAAGACGGAGTCGGCGCTCGCGCTGGCGGAGTACCTGTTTGGCGACGTGGCCCGGCTGGCGCGCTTCGACATGGCGGAGTACGCCGCGCCAGGCAGCGCCACCCGGCTGGTGGGAGAAGCGGGAGGCCAACAAGGCAGCCTGGCGCGGCGCGTCCGCGAGCAGCCCTTCGGCGTGGTGCTGCTGGACGAAATCGAGAAAGCGGACGCGGGCGTCCATGACCTGCTGTTGCAGGTGCTCGGCGAAGGCCGGCTCACGGATGCCACCGGCCGCACCGTCAGCTTCCGCAACACCGTGGTGCTGCTCACCAGCAACCTGGGCGCGGACAGCGCGGGGCGCTCGCTGGGTTTCGGGGAGCGCGGCCCCCTGGAGCGGGCGGCGCACTACCTGGGGGCCGCGGCGGCCTTCTTCCGGCCGGAGTTGCTGAACCGGTTGGACCGGGTGGTGCCCTACCGCGCGCTCACGGAGGACGTCATTCAATCACTCGCCCGGCGCACGTTGGAGGCGGCCCTCTCTCGCGAGGGGCTCAGTCGCCGGGGCGTGAAGGTGACCTTCGACGAGGACGTGGTGAAGCACCTGGCGCGCACCGGCTTCGACGCACGCTATGGGGCCAGGCCTCTCAAGCGCGCCGTGGAGCAACAGGTGGTCGCGCCCCTGGCGCGGTGGTTGGCGGCTCAGGCCACCAGCGCTCCGCCCCAGGTGGTGCTCCGCGTGGAAGCTGAGGGGCGGATTGCGTTGAGCGGCCTCGAATGA
- a CDS encoding Isoquinoline 1-oxidoreductase subunit, giving the protein MASLSALLLAGGCKREPDAAAAQIPALPEVAPNALRPVEAFAAILDRKERSRALFLEASRVFFHPRCANCHPAGDSPLQGDDGQLHDPPVVRGPEDQGVVGMECISCHQDKNQDLARVPGAPKWHVAPIEMAWVGKSPREVCEQLKDTKRNGGKTPEQMIEHNAHDALVAWGWNPGSGRKPAPGTQAQFGAIVAAWVETGSECPSEEARP; this is encoded by the coding sequence ATGGCCTCGCTCTCCGCCCTCCTGCTGGCGGGAGGGTGCAAGCGGGAGCCCGATGCCGCGGCGGCGCAGATTCCCGCGCTGCCCGAGGTTGCCCCCAACGCGTTGCGACCCGTGGAAGCCTTCGCGGCCATCCTGGACCGGAAGGAGCGCTCCCGCGCGCTCTTCCTGGAGGCCAGTCGCGTCTTCTTCCACCCGCGGTGCGCGAACTGTCACCCGGCGGGTGACAGCCCGCTGCAAGGTGACGACGGCCAGCTTCATGACCCGCCCGTGGTGCGCGGCCCCGAGGACCAGGGCGTGGTGGGCATGGAGTGCATCAGCTGCCATCAGGACAAGAATCAGGACCTGGCACGCGTGCCCGGCGCGCCGAAGTGGCATGTCGCCCCCATCGAAATGGCGTGGGTGGGGAAGAGCCCTCGTGAGGTGTGCGAGCAGCTCAAGGACACGAAGCGCAACGGCGGCAAGACGCCCGAGCAGATGATTGAACACAACGCCCACGACGCATTGGTGGCCTGGGGATGGAACCCGGGCTCGGGGCGTAAGCCCGCTCCGGGGACGCAGGCGCAGTTCGGCGCCATCGTCGCGGCCTGGGTGGAGACGGGCTCGGAGTGCCCGAGCGAGGAGGCACGGCCGTGA
- a CDS encoding superoxide dismutase: protein MSFTLPDLPYKKDALAPHMSAETLEFHHDKHHAAYVNNLNKLLDGKPEANKSLEEVILSSDGGVFNNAAQVWNHTFFWQCMKPAGGGKPTGELAAAIDRDFGSFEKFKEEFSTAAATQFGSGWAWLVLEGGKLKVTKTGNADLPMKHGQKALLTIDVWEHAYYIDFRNARPKFIETFLTHLVNWDFVAQNFKG, encoded by the coding sequence ATGTCGTTCACGTTGCCTGATCTGCCTTACAAGAAGGACGCCCTCGCGCCGCACATGAGCGCGGAGACGCTCGAGTTCCACCACGACAAGCACCACGCCGCCTACGTCAACAACCTGAACAAGCTCCTGGACGGCAAGCCGGAGGCGAACAAGTCGCTGGAGGAGGTCATCCTCAGCAGCGACGGTGGCGTGTTCAACAACGCCGCGCAGGTGTGGAACCACACCTTCTTCTGGCAGTGCATGAAGCCCGCTGGCGGCGGCAAGCCGACGGGTGAGCTCGCGGCGGCCATCGACCGTGACTTCGGCTCCTTCGAGAAGTTCAAGGAGGAGTTCTCCACGGCCGCGGCCACGCAGTTCGGCTCGGGCTGGGCCTGGCTGGTGCTGGAGGGCGGCAAGCTCAAGGTCACCAAGACGGGCAACGCGGACCTGCCGATGAAGCACGGCCAGAAGGCCCTGCTGACCATCGACGTGTGGGAGCACGCGTATTACATCGACTTCCGGAACGCGCGTCCGAAGTTCATCGAGACGTTCCTGACGCACCTGGTGAACTGGGACTTCGTGGCCCAGAACTTCAAGGGCTAG
- a CDS encoding xanthine dehydrogenase family protein molybdopterin-binding subunit translates to MTKLLTLISRRSFLEGLNLSVGGLALGVFSGGLAAAASDASTAKGAPGLNPNVFVHVAPDGAVTIVCARSEMGQGVRSSLPVLVADELGADMARVTVAQADGDKVYGDQNTDGSSSVRGVYDDIRRMGATARVMLVAAAARRWKVKPEACEARDHAVFLRDGKRSLGFGELVADASRLPIPKAKDVKLRPKSELRMAGRPMPLLDGPAYVTGTAVFGADIRLPGMLIAVVARPPVVGGKVVRFDATRALAVPGVKKVLELPAPKPPYTFQFWGGVAVLAENTWAAMRGRDALDITWEDGPNASYDSTTYREQLTASIREPGTVARNVGDIDAALASAARIIQAEYHIPHQSHVPMEPPVALARVENGTCEVWAPTQHPQAARGVAAATAELPEEKVQVHVTFLGGGFGRKSKADFIAEVVWLAKEAGVPVRVQWTREDDVRHDYYHPVSAQQLTAGLDASGKVIAWRHRTAFPPIASTFGQATRPSPSDLQQGVLDLALSVPNVRAETCEAPPHVRIGWLRSVYNIFHAFSVNAFVDELAHLRGTDSRDMLLEVLGPPRKASLQELGITALRNYGASVEDHPVDAGRLRGVIERVTAMSGWDARKANGRALGLAAHRSFLSYVAVVASVVKDDQGRIRVDEAWVSVDAGTILNPERVRSQMEGSIIFGMSIALHGAVTMKRGVTEQSNFRDLKLVRIGEAPRKIHVDIVPSELPSGGIGEPGVPPVAPAIINAIFALTGTRIRELPVSRTLAV, encoded by the coding sequence ATGACGAAGCTGCTCACGTTGATTAGCCGGCGCTCGTTCCTGGAAGGGCTGAATCTGTCCGTGGGAGGGCTCGCCCTGGGGGTCTTCTCCGGAGGCCTGGCCGCGGCGGCCAGTGACGCCTCCACGGCGAAGGGCGCTCCGGGGTTGAACCCGAACGTGTTCGTCCACGTGGCTCCGGACGGAGCGGTCACCATCGTCTGTGCCCGCTCGGAGATGGGGCAGGGCGTGCGCAGCTCGCTGCCGGTGCTCGTCGCCGATGAGCTGGGCGCGGACATGGCGCGGGTGACGGTGGCCCAGGCCGACGGTGACAAGGTCTACGGCGACCAGAACACGGACGGCTCCAGCAGCGTGCGGGGCGTGTACGACGACATCCGCCGCATGGGGGCCACCGCTCGGGTGATGCTGGTGGCCGCCGCCGCCCGCCGCTGGAAGGTGAAGCCGGAGGCGTGCGAGGCCCGCGACCACGCGGTGTTCCTCCGCGATGGCAAGCGCTCGCTGGGCTTTGGCGAACTGGTGGCCGATGCGTCGAGGCTGCCCATCCCGAAGGCGAAGGACGTCAAGCTGCGGCCGAAGAGTGAGCTGCGGATGGCCGGCCGGCCCATGCCGCTGCTGGATGGCCCGGCCTATGTGACGGGAACCGCGGTGTTCGGCGCCGACATCCGTCTGCCGGGCATGCTCATCGCGGTGGTGGCGCGCCCGCCTGTCGTGGGCGGCAAGGTCGTTCGCTTTGACGCCACCCGCGCGCTCGCGGTGCCCGGGGTGAAGAAGGTTCTCGAACTGCCCGCGCCGAAGCCGCCCTACACGTTCCAGTTCTGGGGCGGCGTCGCGGTGCTCGCGGAGAACACCTGGGCGGCGATGCGCGGGCGCGATGCCCTGGACATCACCTGGGAGGACGGGCCGAACGCCTCCTATGACTCGACGACGTACCGGGAGCAGTTGACGGCGTCGATTCGCGAGCCGGGAACGGTGGCGCGCAACGTCGGTGACATCGACGCGGCGCTCGCTTCCGCCGCCCGCATCATCCAGGCCGAGTACCACATCCCCCACCAGTCCCACGTGCCCATGGAGCCTCCCGTGGCCCTGGCGCGGGTGGAGAACGGGACGTGTGAGGTCTGGGCGCCCACGCAGCATCCGCAGGCTGCGCGCGGCGTGGCGGCGGCGACGGCGGAGCTGCCAGAGGAGAAGGTCCAGGTCCACGTCACGTTCCTGGGCGGAGGTTTCGGCCGCAAGTCCAAGGCGGACTTCATCGCCGAGGTGGTGTGGCTGGCGAAGGAAGCGGGCGTTCCGGTGCGCGTGCAATGGACGCGCGAGGACGACGTCCGGCACGACTACTACCACCCCGTCAGCGCGCAGCAGCTCACCGCTGGGCTGGATGCATCCGGCAAGGTCATCGCGTGGCGGCACCGCACCGCGTTCCCGCCCATCGCGTCCACCTTCGGGCAGGCCACGCGGCCCAGCCCGTCGGACCTCCAGCAGGGTGTGCTCGACCTGGCGCTCTCCGTGCCCAACGTCCGGGCGGAGACCTGCGAGGCGCCTCCGCACGTGCGCATCGGCTGGCTCCGGTCCGTCTACAACATCTTCCACGCCTTCTCCGTGAACGCGTTCGTGGACGAGCTGGCGCACCTTCGCGGCACGGATTCGCGCGACATGCTCCTGGAGGTGCTGGGGCCGCCGCGCAAGGCGTCGCTCCAGGAACTGGGCATCACCGCGCTGCGGAACTATGGCGCGTCGGTGGAGGACCACCCCGTGGACGCGGGGCGCTTGCGCGGCGTCATCGAGCGCGTGACGGCGATGTCCGGCTGGGACGCGCGCAAGGCGAATGGCCGGGCGCTGGGGCTCGCCGCGCACCGCAGCTTCCTCAGCTACGTGGCCGTGGTGGCTTCTGTGGTCAAGGATGACCAGGGGCGTATCCGCGTCGACGAGGCGTGGGTGTCGGTGGATGCCGGAACGATTCTCAATCCGGAGCGCGTGCGCTCACAGATGGAGGGCTCGATCATCTTCGGCATGAGCATCGCGTTGCATGGCGCCGTCACCATGAAGCGCGGCGTGACGGAGCAGTCGAACTTCCGCGACCTCAAGCTGGTGCGCATCGGCGAGGCGCCGCGGAAGATTCATGTCGACATCGTTCCCAGTGAGCTGCCGTCCGGGGGCATTGGCGAGCCCGGCGTGCCTCCGGTGGCGCCCGCCATCATCAACGCCATCTTCGCGCTCACGGGCACGCGCATCCGCGAGTTGCCGGTGTCCCGCACGCTGGCAGTCTGA
- a CDS encoding (2Fe-2S)-binding protein, translating to MTVRVRINGEEKELDVDPEMPLLWAVRDVLGLTGTKYGCGQALCGSCTVHLDGQPVRACVTPIRRAEGHSVTTIEGLSPDGNHPLQKAWVELGVPQCGFCQTGQIMCAAALLAKKPQPSDKEIDQSLAGNLCRCGTYTRIRSAVKKAAGMSEE from the coding sequence GTGACGGTTCGCGTTCGCATCAACGGTGAGGAGAAGGAGCTGGACGTCGACCCGGAGATGCCGCTGCTGTGGGCGGTACGGGACGTGCTCGGGCTCACTGGCACGAAGTACGGCTGCGGCCAGGCGCTGTGTGGCTCGTGCACCGTCCACCTCGACGGGCAGCCGGTCCGCGCATGCGTGACACCCATCCGCCGCGCGGAGGGGCACTCGGTGACGACCATCGAAGGGCTGTCGCCCGACGGCAACCACCCGCTGCAGAAGGCCTGGGTGGAGCTGGGGGTGCCGCAGTGTGGCTTCTGCCAGACGGGGCAGATCATGTGCGCGGCGGCGCTGCTGGCGAAGAAGCCGCAGCCGTCCGACAAGGAGATCGACCAGTCGCTCGCAGGCAACCTCTGCCGGTGTGGGACGTACACGCGAATCCGCTCGGCCGTGAAGAAGGCCGCGGGCATGTCCGAGGAGTGA